From one Triticum urartu cultivar G1812 chromosome 3, Tu2.1, whole genome shotgun sequence genomic stretch:
- the LOC125545430 gene encoding probable glutathione S-transferase GSTU1 yields the protein MAGEKTTGLVLLDFWVSPFAQRCRIALAEKGLACESLEQELLGAKSDLLLGSNPVHKKVPVLLHDGRAVCESLVILEYIEDAFAAAAPRLLPADPHARAQARFWADYVDKRVYSCGTRLWKLKGEGRAAARVEMLETLRTLDAELGGRAFFGGEALGFVDVALIPLTSWFYSYEKHGGFSVEEECPGLAEWARRCGERESVAKVLTPPEEVHDFICLLKKHYGVE from the coding sequence ATGGCCGGCGAGAAGACGACGGGGCTGGTGCTGCTGGACTTCTGGGTGAGCCCGTTCGCGCAGCGCTGCCGCATTGCGCTGGCCGAGAAGGGCCTGGCCTGCGAGTCCCTCGAGCAGGAGCTGCTGGGCGCCAAGAGCGACCTCCTCCTCGGCTCCAACCCCGTCCACAAGAAGGTCCCCGTGCTCCTCCACGACGGCCGCGCCGTCTGCGAGTCCCTCGTCatcctcgagtacatcgaggaCGCCTTCGCGGCCGCCGCCCCGCGGCTCCTCCCCGCCGACCCGCACGCGCGCGCGCAGGCGCGCTTCTGGGCCGACTACGTTGACAAGCGGGTGTACAGCTGCGGGACGCGGCTgtggaagctcaagggggaggggcgcgcggcggCGCGGGTCGAGATGCTGGAGACGCTCCGGACGCTGGACGCCGAGCTCGGGGGCAGGGCGTTCTTCGGCGGTGAGGCGCTCGGGTTCGTGGACGTCGCGCTCATACCGCTCACGTCGTGGTTCTACAGCTACGAGAAGCACGGCGGGTTCAGCGTCGAGGAAGAGTGCCCGGGGCTGGCGGAGTGGGCGCGGCGGTGCGGGGAGAGGGAGAGCGTCGCCAAGGTCCTGACGCCGCCGGAGGAGGTGCACGACTTCATCTGCCTGCTCAAGAAGCACTACGGCGTCGAGTAA